The Pseudomonas fulva 12-X sequence GCGCACGCCAGGCCCAGTTGCTTGGCGAGATGGCCTTCGAAGGCGGGCGCATCATTCGCGAGCGCATCGCCAAGTACAACATCCAGTGCGACCTGAAGGATGGTGGCGTGTTCGCCGCCATCACGGGCAAGCAGATGGGCCACTTGGAGTCTCAGAAGAAGCTGTGGGAACGCTACGGCCACACCCAGCTGGAACTGATGGACGAGCGCCGCATCCGCGAAGTGGTCGGCACTGACCGCTATGTCGGCGGCATGCTGGACATGAGCGGTGGCCACATCCACCCGCTCAACCTGGCCCTTGGCGAAGCCGCAGCGGTCACCTCGCTGGGCGGCGCGATTTACGAGCAGAGCCCGGCCACTCGCATCGATCGTGGCCCGCAGCCCGTGGTGCATATGCCGAAAGGCCAGGTGAAGGCCAAGTTCGTGGTGGTCGCCGGCAATGCCTACCTAGGTGGGCTAATGCCCGAGCTGGCCGCCAAGTCGATGCCCTGCGGTACCCAGGTGATCGCCACCGAGCCGCTGAGCGACGAGATGGCGCGAAGCCTGCTGCCCCAGGACTACTGCGTGGAAGACTGCAACTACCTGCTCGACTACTACCGTCTGACCGGCGACAAGCGCCTGATCTACGGCGGCGGCGTGGTTTATGGCGCTCGCGACCCGGCGGATATCGAAGCGATCATCCGTCCCAAGCTGCTCAAGACCTTCCCGCAGCTTGCCGATGTGAAGATCGATTACACCTGGACCGGCAACTTCCTGCTGACCCTGTCACGCCTGCCCCAGGTCGGCCGTATCGGCGAGAACATCTACTACTCCCAGGGTTGCAGCGGCCACGGCGTGACCTACACGCACCTGGCCGGCAAGGTGCTGGCCGAGGCCCTGCGTGGCCAGGCTGAGCGCTTCGACGCCTTCGCCAGCCTGCCGCATTACCCGTTCCCGGGCGGCCAGCTGCTGCGCGTGCCGTTCACCGCCCTGGGCGCCATGTACTACCAGCTGCGTGATCGGCTGGGTATCTGATGCTGCACCTGCCGGCGCGCCAAGCCGGCAGGCTTTTCCGGAGAGAAGACCATGACCCGCATGCCCCTGATCGGTGTGACTGCCTGCCGGCAGATGCTTGGTAAATACGATTCGCACACGGTCGGCGACAAGTACGTCGAAGCGGCGGCCTACGCCGGCCTGCCGGTGGTGCTGCCGGCGCGCAGCACGCCGACCGACCCGCAGCAGTTGCTCGAGCAGCTCGACGGCATCCTGTTCACCGGCTCGCCATCCAACGTCGAGCCGCGCCATTACCATGGCACGCCAAGCCTGGAAGGCACCCAGCACGACCCGAGCCGCGACGCCAACACCCTGCCGTTGCTGCGCCTGGCCATTGAGAAGGGCGTGCCGGTGTTCTGCATCTGCCGCGGCTTCCAGGAGCTCAACGTGAGCCTGGGTGGCACCCTGCACCAACGGGTGCAGGAGCTGCCGGGCTACATGGACCATCGCGAACCGCAGCTCGACTCGGTGGCCGAGCGCTACGCGCCGCAGCATGCGGTGGCGGTGCAGGCGGGCGGTGTATTCGAGCGTATCGGCCTGCCAGCGCAGTTTCAGGTCAATTCCCTGCACAGCCAGGGCGTCGACCGCCTGGCCGAGCGCCTGCGCGTCGAAGCGCTGGCGCCGGATGGCCTGATCGAAGCGGTGTCGCTTCCCGATGCGCCGGGCTTTCTGATCGGTGTGCAGTGGCACCCGGAGTGGCGCTTCACCGAGAACCCCGAGTCGCTGAAGCTGTTCCAGGCCTTCCGTGAGGCCTGCCAGGCCTACGCCCAGGCCCGCGACCAGCGCTGAAACCGGCCGGAACCCGCCTGGGTTCCGGCTGCTCTGACCTGAGCGGGGCGGGATCCCGTACTGGCCTTGCTGCCACAGCCCGCCAGCGCACGTTGTGCGTTAGGCAGATCCCGGCCACGTTCGCAAACAAGTCCAAGACGATGGCAGAGAGTTATGAGTGATTACACGAACGCGCCGGCTTCCCCGGTGCAGGCCACGCCTGCTGCTGGCGCTGCGGCGCTGGTGTCCGGCAAGGGCCTGGCCCAGGGCAAGGTCGGTTTGCTGGCCTGCGTGGTGTTGGGCATTTCCACCATCGCGCCGGTCTATACCCTGACCGGTGCGTTGGGTCCGACCGTACGTGAGGTCGGCGTGTACCTGCCGGCGGTGTTTATCGTCGGCTTCTTGCCGATGCTGCTGGTGGCCCTGGGCT is a genomic window containing:
- a CDS encoding NAD(P)/FAD-dependent oxidoreductase, with the protein product MTQHVDSYYAASRNPRVDYPALTEVVETDVCIIGAGYTGLSTALFLLENGFRVTVLEAAKVGFGASGRNGGQIVNSYSRDIDVIEKQVGARQAQLLGEMAFEGGRIIRERIAKYNIQCDLKDGGVFAAITGKQMGHLESQKKLWERYGHTQLELMDERRIREVVGTDRYVGGMLDMSGGHIHPLNLALGEAAAVTSLGGAIYEQSPATRIDRGPQPVVHMPKGQVKAKFVVVAGNAYLGGLMPELAAKSMPCGTQVIATEPLSDEMARSLLPQDYCVEDCNYLLDYYRLTGDKRLIYGGGVVYGARDPADIEAIIRPKLLKTFPQLADVKIDYTWTGNFLLTLSRLPQVGRIGENIYYSQGCSGHGVTYTHLAGKVLAEALRGQAERFDAFASLPHYPFPGGQLLRVPFTALGAMYYQLRDRLGI
- a CDS encoding gamma-glutamyl-gamma-aminobutyrate hydrolase family protein, with product MTRMPLIGVTACRQMLGKYDSHTVGDKYVEAAAYAGLPVVLPARSTPTDPQQLLEQLDGILFTGSPSNVEPRHYHGTPSLEGTQHDPSRDANTLPLLRLAIEKGVPVFCICRGFQELNVSLGGTLHQRVQELPGYMDHREPQLDSVAERYAPQHAVAVQAGGVFERIGLPAQFQVNSLHSQGVDRLAERLRVEALAPDGLIEAVSLPDAPGFLIGVQWHPEWRFTENPESLKLFQAFREACQAYAQARDQR